The genomic interval TCACCCACCACGTAGCCATCGCCGGTGCGGAAAACGACCGGTTCAATCGGGGTGGTGCCGGGTAGGGTGGCGCGATTGAAATCGACGCCGGGCACTTGCCAGCTGAAATCTTTTTTATCGTTGCTGTAGCGCAAGCCGGCTAAAACTCGGAAGTCGTCGGTAACGGAGAATTCACCGTCGGCAAAAATGCCGTAGTTAACAAATTTACCCTCGTTGAGCACCGACTCCTGCCATTGCTGGCCCGCGCGCGACAAACCGAACAGCATACTGGTGCCGAGCGACTGGGCCACCGCGTCGTAATAGGGGTCGTCCTGGGGTAGCGGGCCGACGCCGAGTAGCGTGGTAAAGGTGGCCCAATCATTTGGGTCCCACAGGTGGTCTATGGCATCCAGTGCCGCCAAAGACTGATCGGCTTGCGCCGCGGCGATGGCATCAGCTTCCGCTTGGGTCATCAGGCCGGCCTGAACTGCGGGTGCAGTTTGTTGGTTGACGGCGGCGACCGTACCCTGATAAATCATGCCTTGCAGCATGGGGTTGCTCGTTAGATCTTGTGTGACGAGGGTGGTCACGGAATCGCCCAGCGCGGTAACGCGGGTGGTTTGGTTCACATTTTCAACCGAGTAGTTTACCCCCACCACGCCGCTGAATTTGTCGCCGATAAAGTTCAGCTGCAGCTCTTCGTACAAGATGTCGTTATCGAACATGTTGTTGGTGTCTAAGTAGGCTGTGGCGACCGCGGTGCCATCCTCCTCTTCGCGGTTGGTGGTTTCGAAGGCGCGGTAGCTGTTAATCCACTTCAGGCTGAATTGGTCGTTGAACTCGTGTGTTAATTTGCTGCTAACGGCATACATGTCGCGGGTTTCTTCGCCATTGATAACGTCGTTGGCGACCTTGCGAGAGAAGGGATCAGTATTGAGCGCTAGGTCGCTAAAGCCAATGGCTGTGCGCGGTGAGTTGTCTACCTTATCCCAGTCGTAAGACAGCTGCAGGCTGGTGGCCTCGCTGATATTCCAGAGTAGGGAGAGACGCGCGTTTAAGTTGTCTTGCTCGCCGCTGTCGCGGCCGGCCACGTTGTCGACATAGCCATCGCGTTGATTCGATAGGATGTTTGCGCGCACCAAAACGGTGTCGGACAAGGGTGCGTTAAACATGGCCTCGGTACGCACTAGGCCGTAGTTACCAAGTTTAGCGCTGACAAAGGCTTCGAGTTCCTCGCCCGGCTTATTGGGCACCATAACCACGGCGCCCGCTGCCGCGTTGCGGCCAAACAAGGTACCCTGCGGGCCCTTCAAAACGTCTATCTGCGCCATATCTGAAAAGGCGATGGTGGTGGCAGCTGATGGCAAGTAGGCATCGTCGTAAAACGCCGCCACCGAGGGGTCGCCACCGGCGCTAATACTTGGGCTGGTCACGCCGCGAATACTCAGCGTTGATTGAGTCACACCGCCACCCACGTCAAACCCGGGAATGTAGGCATCTATGTCGCTAAGGGTCAGTGCGCCGGTATTTTCCATGTCTTTATTGGAAAAGGTGTTCACGGCGATTGGCACGTCCATGGCGTTCTGCTCGCGCTTTTGCGCGGTAACAACTATCTCTTCGAAGAGTAGTGATTCTGCCATGCCGGTCAGGGGAATGGCGGCTAAAGGGCTGAGCAAGGCGATGGCTAAAGACAACCTAGCCTTGGGAAAGCGGGCGCGTGATTGCATGATGTCTCCGGATGTTATTTTTATTGAGAACAATGAGATTAATGGCTTCGCTGTAATTAGACAAGTGTTCAGTTAGGGGTTTGAGCTAATTAAATTTGTCGGCACAAAGAGACTGGCTGGTCGCGTTGCAAGCGTATTTGTGCGCCCTCAATCTGGGACTTTGTTGGCGCTGCTTCCCTACGATGGCCATGACAATGACGTGTGATGAATGGCTGCGGGGCTGGCTGGTTGCTCTATTCAGTGGGGTAGATGATGGCTGAGCGGGCATAAAAGTTAACGCGCAATGAGAGGCAACCCATACCAGCTTATCGCTTGCTATAGTGTTGGTTTTATCGGTAATGGTCGACGCGGTCGGGCCTTGTGCGAAATGCGGTTGTACGGATGGCGTAAGGTGGGGTGCCAATTGAAACGGTTCGGCAGGTGGCGATTGCTCGTCACCTGCCAGGCCGATTAACGCTTAACCGCGAGTGCCAAGAGTTGGGTAATCATACGGCGAATAGCTTTTTGCGCTTGTTCAAGGCTCAAAATACCTTGGTCGAGCAGCAATAAGTACTCCACGTAGAGGATGACGCCGTGCACGATATGGGCATCGGTTTCTGCATCTTTAGAACCTAGTGCCTTAAAGAAATTCATCAGGCTGTTGGTAATATTCGCCTGTGGGATGCAAGCGGTTAGGGCTAAGGCTGGATTTCTCAGCGCCTCGGTTTTAAAGGAGTGTTCAACAACGCGCTTATCCCGGTCTTCAATTTGGGATTTGACGTGGCTAACCACGGCGTTAGTGAGTGCCGTACTGAGTACTTCGAAAATTTGCGGATCGGCGAGGTTGGCGCCCTTTAATTTTTCCAGCACGGCAAAACCGGTTTCCTCTAGCTGCTCTGTTTGCTTGAGTGCATCTTGAGCAAACAAGTTAAAAGCATCGGAAACGAGTTCTTGGATATCTTTAAAGTAATAAGTGGTAGCGGCTAAAGGTACATTTGCTTCTTTGGCAATGGCGCGGTGTCTTACGCCGCGAATGCCATCCCTCACCACGATGCGCAGTGTGGCTTCTAAAATGGCGCGTCTGCGTTCTCGGCTATCTGCGCGTTGGGCTTTGCGCCCCTGAAATTCAATTGTCTCTGCTCGAGACGCACTAACTACTGCTGTCATTCCCTTACCCTCAGTGTGGTTATTACGACGGGATGACCTATAAGTCATTCCCTAATTGAAAATCTACTTTGGATTTTCAAATTTTTATAATGCCATTGCATTGTAACCGTAAAAACCTGATTGAAAAGTGTTCGATGTAAGAAAATGCGAAACAGTCAGCTAATTGTTCCTGTGGTGCGTACTCTTTTACTGCCTTTGGCAGTTTTTATTCTATTTTTGTCACGTGAATCTTTAATTTTGCTATCAATAATATTTTTTATAGCAACCAAAAAACCGACCACTAAAAAAGCCCCTGGTGGCAGTATGGCAACTAAAAAACCGGAATAATTGTTCAGTAACGTAATTTTCCAGTGCGTTGCCATCGGCCCAAAAAGTAAATCCATATTTGAAAAAAGTGTGCCCTGGCCGAGCAATTCCCGCACAGCGCCAATGGTTATTAGCACCAGCGCAAAGCCTAAACCCATCATGAAGCCATCGTAAATTGCCGGCGCTAATTTGTTCTTTGACGCGAACGCATCGGCGCGGCCGAGAATGACGCAGTTGGTAACGATGAGCGGAATAAAAATGCCGAGTATTTCAAAAAGTTCGTAGGTGAATGCTTTCATCAGCATTTCGGTACAGGTGGTAAAAGAGGCGATGATCATTACAAATACAGGTAGCCGCACGGCATCGGAAACATGGTTGCGAATGAGTGAAACAGACGTGTTTGAGCCAACTAAAACCAACATAGTTGCCAAGCCTAAACCCAAGGCGTTTACCACTGAGCCGGAAACCGCGAGCAGTGGGCAAAGGCCGAGTAGTTGAACCAGTGCCGGGTTGTTAGTCCACAAACCATTCTTCGCAATGGCGGTATAAACCCCAGCGTTTTCAGGGTTATTTTCTACGCCTGGGTTTTCTGCATCGGGTGCGATGGCGTCTGTGGTGTTCATGGTTGCACCTGTGGTTCTTCCGGCTGACGTTCGGTTGAGTTGATATCGAACAGGCTGTTGTGATTTTCCTGTGCGAAGGCCAAGGTCTTTTTAATTTGTTTTACTGCGGCGCGCGGTGTAATGGTCGCACCGGTAAACTGATCGAATTCGCCACCATCTTTTTTAACCTGCCATTTTTCCGGCATAGGACGCGACAGGCTTTTTTGGTTGAAGGATAAAATCCAATTGGATTTTTTCAATTCCACTTTGTCGCCGAGGCCGGGTGTTTCGGTGTGTTTTATTACGCGCACGCCGGCGATACTGTGATCTTTATTGATGCCGACAATCATTTTTATCTTGCCGCTATAACCATCGGGTGCCACGGTTGGAATGATGACGGCATTAATCTGCTCGTTCATGCGCGCGCGGTAAATGGTCGCGTTTGCGTCAGTGTGTAATTGTTTTTGCCACTGCACCTTAATGGCTAGGGTGTCGTTAAGGAGGTCGTTGTCATGAGTTGTTGCCGGCAAAATTTCAAGTAGCGCTTTTTGTGCGGCAGCTTGTTCGGCTTTGGCAATGGGCTCTAATGTGAGCTGGTTGACCGTTGCCAATGCCGCCGCCGTTAAAATGGCGAAGCCACCTAGCAGTAAACCGTTAAAGCCAATCGATGATAATAATTTCACTCTTGCTTCTCCGTTGCCTTGCGCGCTTGCGCGTGCCCATAGGTGCGCGGAATGGTGTAGTAATCGATAAAGGGCGCAGCGAAGTTCATCAGCAGCACTGCAAAGGCGATAGCATCGGGGTAATTACCCCAAGTGCGAATGCAAAACACTAATAGCCCAACCCCGGCGCCGAAAATGAAGCGACCTTTATTTGATGTGGTCGAGGTGACGGGATCGGTGACGATAAAAAATGCGCCCAGCATGGTGCCGCCAGACAATAGATGCATGAGCGGAGATCCGGCCGAGTTAGAGCTGCCGCCGTCGTAAAAAAGGGCGGCCAGTAACGCCAGTGCGGCTAACATGCCCACCGGGGCGTGCCAGGTAAATAGGCGCTGTTGCAGTAAGAAAATACCGCCTACTAAAAAGCCAAGGTTGACCCACTCGAAGCCGGCACCGGCCCAATGGGCGTGTGCAAAAGTTGGTTTTTGTTGGTACAAATCTTCCAACAGCAGGCCGCTATTCTGGCGGAAGGCGTCCAGTGGTGTAGCGCCGGTGTAGGCATCGGCAGAAAGTGTTTGAAACTCAAAAACATGTTTCAGTGCGGTTAAAAAATCAGGCACTGATTGAGCATCTGAGGTTAACGCCTCGGGTATGGCCCATTGGGTCATGGCGACGGGAAATGAAATCAACAGCACCACGTAACCCACCATGGCAGGGTTGAAGGGGTTGTAACCTAAGCCGCCGTAAAGTTGTTTGGCAATGACAATGGCAAAGCCAATACCGACAAACACCAACCACCAAGGCGCGTAGGGTGGCAAGGCTAAACCGAGGAGTATGGCTGTCACCAAGGCGCTGCCGTCGGTTAAATAAAAACCTATGGGTTTGCGGCGCAACTTTAGTACCAGCGCCTCGAAACCCAGGGCAAATAGGCTCGCTAGGCAAATGTTGATCAGCGTACCTGGGCCGAAAAACCAGGTCAGTGCCGCGAGCCCAGGCAGGCAGGCCAGCAATACGGTTAGCATCACGGTTTGGGTGCGGTTGCTACCTTGGGCGTGGGGTGAAGTTATGCGCAGGAAAGCCATAATTTGTCTCAGGCGTTTTCGAGTTTAGATTGCGTTTCGGCCAATTTGGCTTCGAGTTTTACCGCTGCGGTTTTCAGTGCGTCCACATGGGGGCTGGCCTCGGCCTCGGCGCTGGCGAGTTTTTCTTGCGCTTTCATTAAGCGCGCTTGCAGGGACTCAATTTGTTGGCGCAACTTATCGTCCTCGCTCATGGCCGCGAGTGCTTCGGCCTTGGCTTTAGCGCGCTCGATAGCCATGCTTGCGGCATCCTGTTCGGCGGGAGGCGTTGCTATTTTAGGTGACGCCGTTTTTTCTGCTGATGGCTCAGTTTCCGCTGATGGCTCTGTTTCAGCTAACGCCGCTGCCAGCGCCTGCTCGGTTTCGGCAACTTTTTGCGCTAGCTTGTCTACACCCAATTGCAGTGCCTCGACAGTGCTGGCGTTGTCCGCCTTGGCCTGTGCCAGTTTTTCTTGCGCTTTGGTTAAACGGGTTTGCAGGGAGGCTAAATTGGCTGTTAATTTTTCATCGGGTGCCAAACTCATTTTTGCCTGGGCGCGGGCGATGGCCGCTGCGACCGGGTCTTCTGGCGCGGCGCTGCCGGCTGCTGGTTGCTTTTCAAAGTCGTTTAACTTTTGTTGCGCTTCCTGCAGCTTTAATTCGGCGCCTTTAATGGCGGCGCGAAATTTTTCTGCCTGTTCGTCGGATAGGGCGCCGGCCAATTTTTGTTGCGTGAGCTCGAGGCGGCTTTGTGCAGAGCTCAGTTGGCGCTCGAGCTTTTCGCGCTGTTCTTGGGGCGACTGCTGCAGTGCCTGTTGAGCTTTTTTGGCGTTGGCTATGGCGGCCGCTACCGGGTCTGCTGCCGAGGCGGTACTCGCTGGCTTTTGTTCGCCCTGCGCGGCGGCTTTTTGTGCCGCCATTTTTTCTTTTGCCAAGGCTGCCGCTTTGGCGCGCTCAGCCCGCTTGGCTTCTTTTTCTTGCTCTGCCCGAGCGATGCGCTCTTGGCGGAAGGCGAAGCGCTCGCGCGAGCGATCAGATTTAATTTTATCGAGCCGGGCCTCGCGAATATCGCCCTTGGCGGCGCGGTAGTATTGCACCAGCGGAATAGACGAGGGGCAGACGTAGGAACAGGCACCGCATTCGATGCAATCGAATAAATTATAGGCCTCGAGCTTGTCGTGCTCCTCGGCCCTGGCATACCAATAAAGTTGTTGTGGCAGCAGCGAAGCAGGGCAGGCCTCGGCGCAAAGGCCGCAGCGAATACAGGCTTGCGCCGGCGCTGGTGCGGGCAATTCTTTTTTACTCGGGGCTAAAATGCAGTTGGTGGTTTTGACCACCGGTACCTCGGCTGTTTCGAGGGTGAAGCCCATCATTGGGCCGCCCATAATTAAACGAGAAACCTTGGCGGCATCAAAGCCGTGTAGCGCTAAAACGTGGCCGATGGGTGTGCCAAGACGCACGTCAATATTACGCTGTATTTCCAGCGCTTCGCCAACCACCGTGGTGGTGCGCGAAATTAACGGCTCGCCTAAGGCGACAGCGCGCCAAGCGGTCACGGCGGTGCCGACGTTTTGTACCACTATGCCGATGTCGGCGGGAATCTTTCCGCTCGGCACTTCTTTACCCGTGACAATTTGAATCAGCTGCTTTTCGCCGCCCGAGGGGTATTTGGTGGGAAATACCACGATGCTAATGCGGCTGCCGTGGGCGGCGCTTTGCAGGGCGGCTATCGCCTCGGGTTTGTTGTCTTCAATGCCAATGAGAATATTTTTTGGCTCACCTAACAGGTGTGCCATGAGTTGCGCACCGGCAATCACTTCTGCGGGTCTGTCGCGCATCAGTCGATCGTCGGCGGTGATGTAGGGTTCGCACTCGGTGCCGTTTAGGATCAGCGTGTGGATGGGCTGATTGGCTTTCGGCGCCATTTTTATCGCGGTGGGGAAACCTGCGCCGCCCATGCCCGCGATACCGGCGCGGCGAATTTTTTCTACTAGGGCGGTGAGCGCTTCGGCCTTGTAGTCGTCGCACGGGGCGAGCGCCACCCATTGGTCTAGCCCGTCGGTTTCAATCACGATACAGGGGCCGTGCATGCCCGATGGGTGCGGCAGTGGCCGATCTTCGATGGCGATGACTTTACCCGAGCTGGATGCATGCACCGCGGCTGAAAATGGCCCTATGGGTTCGGCGATCATTTGCCCGGTGAGCACTCGGTCACCCACGGCCACACAGGGCTCGGCGGGCGCACCTAAGTGTTGATTCAACGGCAACACGAGGGTCGGCGGCAGGGGAATTGCACCCAAAGGTAAGGCCATGGATTGTTGTTTCTGTTCGGCCGGGTGAATCCCACCGTGAATGGGCCAGATTTGGGTCATGCGGCTTGCTCTGAACGGTCTGTGGCGATGATGTTTGAGGTTGAATCTGCTTCGGGCGTTTGCCACTTCCAGCTGCCTAGTGTGGTCTGCACTGGAATCATGTCGATGCAGTCCACCGGGCAGGGCTCGACGCAAAGATCGCAGCCGGTGCATTCGTCGGCGATCACTGTGTGCATTTGCTTGGCAGCGCCCAAAATGGCATCCATGGGGCAGGCCTGGATGCATTTGGTGCAGCCGATGCACTCGTCTTCGCGGATAAAGGCGACCCGCGCCACGTCTAGCTCGACTCCGTGCTCTTCATCGAGGCTGGGTGCCTCAACATCTAATAGCGTTGCAATGGCGTTGATCGTGCTCTGGCCACCGGGCGGGCATTTGTTGATCGGCTCGCCGTTGGCAATGCCTTGGGCATAGGGCTTACAGCCAGGGTGGCCGCACTGGCCGCACTGGGTTTGCGGCAGCAGCGCATCAATTTGCTCGACGATGGGATCGCCTTCCACCTTAAAACGCACGGCGGCAAAGCCGAGAATGGCACCAAAAATCAACGACAGGCTACCGAGGGCAATTAATGCCGAGGCGATGGGATAGTTCGTGATTAATTCCAGCATAGCGACGAGCTCTTATACCAAACCACTAAAGCCCATGAAGGCGAGAGACATCAGGCCGGCGGTAATCATACCGATGGCGGCTCCTTTAAAGGGCGTGGGCACATCGGCCACGGCTAGGCGCTCGCGCATGGCGGAAAACAAGACTAACACCAAGGAAAAGCCGAGTGCGGCACCAAAGCCATACAGGGCGGATTCGACAAAATTATGGGCGTGGGCGGTGTTTTGCAGGGCCACACCCAACACCGCGCAGTTAGTGGTAATCAGCGGCAGGAAAACCCCGAGCACGCGGTAGAGCAAAGGGCTGGATTTTTCGATAAACATCTTGGCGAACTGCACCACCACGGCGATCACCAAGATAAAGGCGATGGTGCGCAGGTATTCGAGCCCCAGTGGCATCAGCACCCAGCTATTAACCATGTAACTGGCGATGGAGGCCAAGGTTAAAACGAAGGTGGTGGCACCACCCATACCGATGGCCGTTTCTAGCTTATTGGACACGCCCATAAACGGGCAAAGGCCCAGAAACTGAACCAGCACGAAGTTGTTCACTAAAATAGTGCTGAGCATAATGACGGCAAATTCGGTCATCTTGGCAGTTCCATTCCTGTCTATCTAAGGGCGGCGATGAAGACGCCCATTATCAGTGAGGTCGATATGACCAGCAATATAACCAGAGGGTTATGCTTATACCTGTTGTGAATATGCTTAAAGCCGCAAGCCGCAAGCCGCAAGCCGCAAGCCGCAAGCCGGATGGCCGGCCCCCGCAAGCCCGGCCCCCGCAAGCCCAGCCCCCGCAAGTCGCCTATGGTTTTGCTTGTAGCTTGTAGCTTGTAGCTTGTAGCTTGTAGCTTGTAGGGGGCGGCCCCCGCCTTGTAGCTTTTACATCACCCTCTGCCCCGGCTTAGCGCCGGCGTGGGGTTCTAGCAAGTAGATTTCTTTCTTGCCGGGGCCGGCGGCTAGTACCATGCCTTCGCTCATGCCGAACTTCATCTTGCGCGGTGCCAAGTTGGCCACCATCACCGTGAGTTTGCCCACCAAGTCTTCGGGCTTATAAGCGCTCTTGATGCCGGAAAACACATTGCGGGTTTCACCGCCTATGTCGAGGGTGAGTTGCAGTAATTTATCGGCGCCTTCCACGTGTTGAGCGTCTTTAATTAACGCGATGCGCAAATCCACCTTGGCGAAATCATCGAAATTAATTTCCGGCGCTAAGGGCTCGTCCACCAGCGGGCCGCTGGCGGTAACGGCGGGAGCAGCTTCAGGTTGTTTGTTGGCTTCAATCATGGCGTCTACGGCTTTTGGGTCTATGCGGGTCAATAGGGGTTTAAATTCGTTGATGGCTGAACCTGCGCGGTAGCTTAGCGGCGCGTCCCAATTCAAGGTTTCGCCCAAGAAGGTCTCGGCCTCGGCGGTTAATACCGGCAGCACGGGTTTTAAGTAGGTCAGCAAGGCGCGGAACATGTTGATGCCGAGCGAGCAGATGGCCAGTACTTCGGCTTCTGTACCTTCTTGCTTGGCCAGCGACCAAGGCGCTTTGGCGGCAATGTATTCGTTGGCGATATCGGCCAGCGCCATAATGTCGCGCATGGCTTTGCTGAATTCGCGCGCCTCGTACAGCGCCGCGATGTTTTCGCCGGCGTCGACGAACTTGGCCCACAATTCCGGCTCGGGGTTGGCAGCTAAAACACCACCGGACTTCTGCACAAACTTGGCAGTGCGGCTGGCGATGTTAACCACCTTGCCCACCAAATCTGAATTCACTCGGCCGACGAAGTCGTCCATGTTCAGGTCTAAGTCGTCGACACCGGCGGTGAGCTTGGCCGCGAAGTAGTAGCGCAAGTACTCGGGGTTTAAATGTTCTAGGTAGCTGCTGGCATTGATAAAGGTGCCGCGCGACTTGGACATCTTCTTGCCGTTCACCGTTAAAAAGCCGTGTACGCACACCTTGGTGGGGGTGCGGAATTGCGCCGACGATAGCATGGCGGGCCAGAACAGGGCGTGGAAATTAACGATGTCTTTGCCGATGAAGTGATACAGCTCGGCGGTGGAGTCTGGCTTCCAGTAGGCATCCCAATCTTGGCCGGTGCGGTCGCACAGGTTTTTGTGGCTGGCCATGTAGCCGATGGGCGCATCTAGCCAAACATAAAAAAACTTGTTGGTTTCACCGGGTATTTCGAAGCCGAAATAGGGCGCGTCGCGGGATATATCCCACTCTTGCAGGCCTGAATCCAACCACTCGGCCAGCTTGTTGGCTACCTCGGTTTGCAGATGGCCGGCGCGGGTCCAGTCCTTTAGAAAATCTTGGAAGGCGGGCAGGCGGAAGAAAAAGTGTTCGGAATCTTTAGCGATGGGGGTGGCGCCCGAAATCACCGAGCGCGGGTTAATTAAATCCGCCGGTGAATAAGTGGCACCACAGGCCTCGCAGTTGTCGCCGTACTGGTCTTCGGTTTTACATTTCGGGCAGCTGCCCTTGATGTAACGATCGGCCAAAAACAGCTGTTTTTCTGGGTCAAAAGCTTGGGTGATGGAGCGGCTGGCGATGTGGCCATTGGCTTTTAAACGCTCATAAATCAAGCCCGACAACACCTTGTTTTCGTCCGAGTGGGTGGAGTGGTAGTTGTGGTGATTAATGAGGAAGCCTTTGAAATCCGCCATATGCTCGGCTTTCATGTTTTCAATATGGGCTTCGGGGCTAATACCTAACTCCTCGGCTTTGAGCATGATGGCCGTGCCGTGGGCGTCGTCGGCACACACGTAGGTGCACTCGTGGCCGCGGGTTTGTTGGAAGCGCACCCAAATGTCGGTTTGGATGTGCTCAAGCAAGTGACCTAGGTGTAAAGACCCGTTGGCATAGGGCAGGGCGCTGGTCACCAAAATTTGACGGCGTTGGCTCATTCACAATCTCTCAAAGCAGGTTCTTGGCTGCGGGTTTAAGGCGCAGGCTGAAAAGCCGCGAACTATAGCATTTTTGTAGGCCTTTAGCAGGTTTAAGGTTTTTTACCGCGAGGCAAAAATCACGCGGGAAATCCGTTACCATAGCGACCTAACGCAAGGTTGATGGCGCCCGCTTGGTTGGGCGCGCAAATTTCGAGGTATGACAATGTCCAGCGCCAGTTCTAGCCCAGATGTAGCCGCGATCCACAAAGCGCTCAGTTTCGTCAAAGACCCCTGCACGGGGCAAAATCTAGAGGCTTTAGGGGCTATTGCTGGAGTCGAAGTTACCGGTGCCGACGTTAAAGTGCATGTGATTCTGGGCTATCCAGCGTTGAGCTTGAAGGCACAGATTGAAGAACTGGTGTGTGTGGCGGTTTCTACCGTAGATGACGTCGCCACGGTGACCACAGATGTGGGTTGGTTGATTAAACCTAAGCCCACGGCCAATCAAAAAGAGCCGCTACCCGGTGTGGCTAATATCGTCGCCGTTGCCTCGGGTAAGGGCGGCGTGGGTAAATCCACCACCACCGTCAACCTCGCGCTGGCCTTGGTGGCTGAGGGCGCCACGGTGGGCATTTTGGATGCCGATATCTACGGTCCCAGTCAGCCGCAAATGTTGGGTGTGGGCAATGTGCGGCCGCAAATTCGCGGCCAAAAACATATGGAGCCCATTACTGC from Simiduia curdlanivorans carries:
- the metG gene encoding methionine--tRNA ligase, with amino-acid sequence MSQRRQILVTSALPYANGSLHLGHLLEHIQTDIWVRFQQTRGHECTYVCADDAHGTAIMLKAEELGISPEAHIENMKAEHMADFKGFLINHHNYHSTHSDENKVLSGLIYERLKANGHIASRSITQAFDPEKQLFLADRYIKGSCPKCKTEDQYGDNCEACGATYSPADLINPRSVISGATPIAKDSEHFFFRLPAFQDFLKDWTRAGHLQTEVANKLAEWLDSGLQEWDISRDAPYFGFEIPGETNKFFYVWLDAPIGYMASHKNLCDRTGQDWDAYWKPDSTAELYHFIGKDIVNFHALFWPAMLSSAQFRTPTKVCVHGFLTVNGKKMSKSRGTFINASSYLEHLNPEYLRYYFAAKLTAGVDDLDLNMDDFVGRVNSDLVGKVVNIASRTAKFVQKSGGVLAANPEPELWAKFVDAGENIAALYEAREFSKAMRDIMALADIANEYIAAKAPWSLAKQEGTEAEVLAICSLGINMFRALLTYLKPVLPVLTAEAETFLGETLNWDAPLSYRAGSAINEFKPLLTRIDPKAVDAMIEANKQPEAAPAVTASGPLVDEPLAPEINFDDFAKVDLRIALIKDAQHVEGADKLLQLTLDIGGETRNVFSGIKSAYKPEDLVGKLTVMVANLAPRKMKFGMSEGMVLAAGPGKKEIYLLEPHAGAKPGQRVM